Within the Calditrichota bacterium genome, the region AGCAGAATTGATCTGGTTCGTTCCCTAAATTCCCACCTCCATCCAAACCACCCGGCCGATCCCCGCCTGCTCGGGGACAGGCGCTTGAACTCACTCGGGCGGTTGTTGTCGCTTGCCGATCTCCTATTCGAGATTACACCTCATTCAGTCCCTTCAGTCATCTACCGTCACCCTTCCTGCACCTTTCCTGCACCCCGTATCTTATTATCCCCCAATTAGATACTCATATTAAGTGTAGAAGTGTAGATGTTTTGCCACACCCCCCCTCCGCCGCAGTGGGCGCAGTAGATCAAGCCGCTGAGCTGAAACTCAGAATGCACTCCGCGCCCCACGCTGCGGAGATTTGCCTGTCCATATCGTCCCATCCCGCGGCGTCGAGCCAGGCTGCACCAGTGTGCCACGATCGACGGAGCGTTGGGTAACGACCGAGCGGTAGGGGGTAGTTATCCGGGCATAGTCCAGCCTAAGGCGAGCCTGATCGAACTCGGTTTGCGCGATCTCGAGCGCCGTTACGGCATTGCTGACATCTTGGTCGCTGCCATTTGCCGCTCCGCGAGTCCCTGGAGTCGCTGCAGGTCACCACGGGCTTTGGCGAGCCGGGTTGCGGCCTGCTGCCGGGCCAGTGCGAGTTCGGTGGTGTCGATGAGTGCGAGCAATGCGCCTTTGGAAAGGATGTCGCCAAGGTCGGCGTGGAGTGCCGCGACCCAGCCTTGAACGCGGGAATGTATCCATGTCTCGCGCATCGGCAGGATGTCGCCGGTGAACTCGAGCGACTGCATAATGCGTGCCGGACCGGGCATTTGAACCCAGACGGCTACCGTGCGGACTCCGGAGGGTCTTCGCGGTTCATCGTCCCTTCGCGCGATGCTGGCAATGCCGAAAGCAAGCGCGCCGAGAAGGGCAATGGCGATCGATATGCGAACTAATGGCAAGGGTGGATGCGGATGCTGATTCTGATGCTACTGATAGGTGCAGTTTCATCTTGTCACGTCCCCCCGCTCTGCGGGGGGGAATATGGATCAATCCAGAATTACCCCCCCTTTATCCCCCCCCGCGAAGCAGGGGAGAGAAGACAAGAACTAACTGCACCAAGTAGTATCTGCATGAGAAAATAATGAAATGCCTCTATTTCATCATCCCCGTGCAGACGGGGATACAGACAGGATTGGCTTGACTGGGTTCCTGTCTTCGCGGTAACGATGCCAAATTCCGACAATTTATCAACATGATACAAACTGAAGGTGAGGCCGGCACGTGAGCTTATCGATCTGCCTGTATACTGCGTGTAATATATGCCGTTATCCAAGGTTGCACAAGCCCAATAAATCCCTTTTACCGGTCAAGCCTATAACTACGGACTTATAGTTCCATATCCGTCTGCTTGCCGTGCACCGCCAGCGTAGGCGATGTGGTCGATGGAAATTCCTTGCCGTTAACGCTTGATTTCTGATCTTGGAAGCATTAGGTTATATGGTATGAAGCGAACATTGCAACATAGACGGGTTTGGGGGCTCAACAATCTCACGATTCGCACGTCCTGTGGCGAAGCGACGATTTTTCACTACAACCCCTATTCTGACCGAACGCGACATCATCGCCCTCGCGGCACAGCTTAGGCGCCCTGCCGCGAAGCGGCTCCTTAAGGGCATCGGCGACGACTGCGCCGTTGTCCGCGGCCCCGGCAAGAGCGCGCTTCTCCTCACCACCGATGTCCTGACCGACGGCGTCCACTTCCTGAGCGCCGTCTGTCCCCCCGAATCCGTCGGCACCAAACTGCTCGCCGTCAGCCTCTCCGACATCGCTGCGATGGGAGGCGAGCCGCAGGATGCCCTCGTTGCTTTGATGCTTCCGATGGAAACTTCGAGCGAATGGATCGAGCGGTTCTATAGTGGACTTGGCGACCTTGCTTCGAGATTCGGCGTCAACCTCGTCGGGGGCGACGTCTCGCGCCATCCCGACCGCATTTCGCTGACGCTGACGCTAACCGGCCGAATGCGTCGCGACGAAGTGCTCTACCGGTCGGGCGCCCGGCCCGGAGATCTTCTCTACGTGACCGGCACCCTCGGCGACGCCGATACCGGATTGAAGATTCTTGATAGAAGAAGGGAAGGTGGTATAGGGAACATTTCAGGTGTGACAGCAGACCGCGATTCACTCATACAGAAGTACTTGTGCCCCGAACCGCGGGTTGAGTGGGGACAACTGCTCGCGAGGACCCGGACGGCTCACGCCGCTATCGACCTCTCGGACGGCATATCCGTCGCAGCGCGGCAAATGGCATCTGCAAGCAAGGTCAAGATGATGATCCGGGAGGCGGCTCTTCCAATATCGGAAGCCCTGAAGACATTCTCATCGGCCGAAGGCTTCAATCCGAAACGCTGGGTGCTTGACGCGGGAGGGGACTATGAATTGCTCTTTGCAGTGCCGCCGGAAGCAACGCGTCGGGTCGAGCGTTTTCATCTCTCCCGGCCGCATCTTACCCCTGTCGTCTGCATCGGTGAAGTGCTAACCGGTGAACCGGGTTCGGTTGTCGTCGAGCATTCGGATGGTTCTACCCTGCCGCTTACCGGAGGGGGTTGGGAGCATTTTAGGAGCGGAAGTCAGATGCCAGATTGATGCTGACCTGCATTGCATATTGCGAACCAAGACCTACCTACCGTCCCTTGCCATCCGAAAACCGCCCTGTCCGATATTCCGCGAAGAGCGGTCTCAACTTGTTCCGTTGATACTTCCCGGTTGAAGTTACCGGCATTTGGTCGCCAAATATGACTACTTTAGGACATTTGGCAAAAGGAAGCGCTTGGCGGCAGGCTGCGATAATCGCCTCAGCGGTTAATGCCTGCCCGCCGTCCGGCTGGACATAGGCTCCAACTTCCTCGCCATATAGATCATGTTCAAAGCCCACCGCAATACCGGCTCGAACGCCCGGGAGCGCCATAAGCACTTCGTCGATTTCGAGCGGCGATATGTTCACCCCTCCGCGAATGATCAGTTCTTTTAACCGCCCGGTGATGAAGTAGTAAGGCTCGCCGTCTGGTCCGGGGAGAAAGAAGCCCTCATCACCGGAACGAAACCACCCATGCTCAAACGCCGACCGGTTGGCCGGTTCGTTGTGGTAATAACCGATCATCACATTGTGGCCGCGAATGACGATCTCGCCTCGTTCGCCAGGTCTGATGGGTTTTCCATCAGGATCGTGAATCGCCATTTCATTCACCGGCAGCGCCGGGCCAATAGCCGGATAGCCGTGCTGCGAGAGCCATAAGCGGCGATCGGTGGTAGGCAGGTCAACCGGAAGGCAGCACGAGTAGCATGTCGTCTCCGAGAGGCCATAGCCGTGAGCAATGGGAATGTGGTAGCGCATTTCGAATCGCATCGCCAGATCGACCGTCAGCGGCCCGGCGCCGCAAATAATGTGGTGAAGTTTCAGGTCCAGGCCGTCGGTCGAGGCATCTGCTTCAAGGAGAAATGCGAGCAGTGTCGGGACGACTGAGACCACCTCGACGCCCTCGGCGGCCAAACGAGGGAAGAAATGGTGCACTGAAAAGCGTTCGTTTAGCACAAACGAAGATCCCGCGACGAGCGGCGTTACCATCGTTACAATAGTCCCGTTGACATGGTGAATCGGCAGAACGCACATCATTCGGGTGTTGGAGGTGATGCGATGATGACTGGCAAGCGCGAAACCATCGACGAGCAAATTGTACTGGTCGAGCAGGACGCCTTTCGGGTTGCCGGTGGTGCCTGAGGTATAGACAATGAGGGCTTCGGTGTCGGGAAAGGGTAGGTCGGCATCATTCGGGAAGTAGCCTTCGGCGGACTCATCTACAGGCTCGACTTGGAGTGGGATGGAGATCGGATCATCGCCGCCGCTTAGAATGGAGCGCAACTTGTCGAGCAATTCCGGGCGGGTGAAGATCGATTTCGCCTCAGAATTACGAATGATGTAGCGGAGGTGGGCTTCGTCTTCGCTGACCGAGAGAGGAACGACTGTCGCGCCGTAGGCCCAGCAAGCAAAGTAGATTAGTGCGGTCTCAGGGAAGTTGCCGGAATAAGTCGCGACCCGGTCACCCGGGCGGATTCCGAGCCGTGCCAATAGAGTTGCCCGGCCGATAACGCGTCGGTGAAAGTCGTGGTAGGTCAACTCTCCCCGGGTTCCGTCACGATTATACCAGATCATGAAGGCTTTGGACGGCGTTTCCGCGGCGCGCCGGGAGAGCAGTTCCCCGACCGAGCGGTAGGGCAGCAGCGGTTCCGACCGCGGCCGGCCGGTCAGGTCACGAGCGTGAGCGATCCTGTCTATGAGGTCAGGGGGTAGAGGAGAATTGCTCACTGGGTTGACTGCAACTTGCTTAGCCTTGATTGCCTGCAAACATATACCCGGCGCTTTCAACAGCCTTGCGAACGGCGTCGGGATCGAGGGGTTGATCCGAGGCGACTTCGACTTTGCTAGCCATTGCGTCGGCTTTCGCCGAGACGACGCCCGGCAGGCGTTTGATGGCGTTTTCGACCGACCGCTCGCAGCCGTGGCAGTGCATCCCGAGGACGTTCAGGTGCGATGTTAAGGTGGTCATACGGTTGAATCCTCTATGTTTCCGTTGGATTATGGGCTGCGCTTCCAGACCACGATCGGGTCGCAGTCTTCGCCGTAGAGCACCGCTGCGGCTACCGGAGTCAGATGGGCGAGCAAGAGCATCCAGGCCCAGGGCGGAATTGCCGGGCCCTTGCCGCAGCCCTTGACGAGCACCCGTTTGCCGGAGAAGCGCGACCAATCTTCCTGCCGCAGTGCGGCCCGGAACGGCGTCTCGCGAAAGAGGTCGCCTTCGATAAAGGCGCGGATGTCGATCGGTTCAAAGAGCCCCGCCGATTTGGGGCGCGGTTTGGTTGAGGTTAGCGCCACGTTCCTTGCTTATACGATACTTGTAATCGTCCAGACGTTCGATCAAGATCGCGTCGCCCGGCTTTAGGTTGGCTTGGACGACCCACTTTCCAGTGCCACGACTGCGAGAACTGTTGCGAAAAGTCTTCTGGTCGGCGACGATGTCGGTTGTGAAAGTCCAGCCCTGGTCGGTCTCGATGGTTAGTTTGCGGACCGGCGGCGATCCCGGCAGTGGTCGGCCGGTCGAAGGTGGGCCGATGACTTCGGCCGGAAAGAAGTCGAGCAGACCGAAGAGGGGAATCTGCCGCTCGAGGAACCAGAGGTTGCGTTCGGTTACGGGTATGCGGCGAAATTTTGGATCGTCAACCACGGTTCTGAAATCGCGCCCGGAGGTTGGGTATCATCTCCAGCCCAAAGGGGTGGCTGAAAGTCACCCTCCAAGACTGACTCAGCCCCTGTAAAGCGGTATCTTACTCCCGCAATACTTCACCATTTCGAGTCCCGCGAAAACCTCGGGGGGGATCGAAGGACCCGGTTTGGCGCAGTGCTGGCCGAAGGCTCCCCGTAGAGAGAGGGCAATGTCATCGGCGGACATCTGCTCGATATCCCTTCGCTCGAGGATGTGCACCAGTTGCGGTCCTTTGAAGAGGGCCATTGCCGGTGAGGAGGGCGGGTAGCCGGTGAGGTAGTCGCGCACGCGCTGGACTGCGGCTTTCTCCATACCGGCAAAGACCGTCAACAGGCGGTCGGGAATCACCCGGTGCTGGAGACCCAGAGCGGCGCCGGGACGGGCATTTCCGGCAGCGCAGCCGCATACCGAATTGACGACCACCAACGTCGTCGTTGGGTTGCCGGACGGCAGCGTGAGTGCAGCGTCAACCTCCTCCGGGGTCAGCAGTTCCCGAAACCCGACGGCGATAAGTTCCTCGCGGAGCGGCCGGACAGCATCCGGTTCGTAGGTCGGCCGGCTGTCGAGAAGCGAGAGTGGGACCGGCCGGGTCATCCGCAGAACGACTTGCCGCAACCACAGGTGCGGGCGGCGTTGGGATTGTGAAACGTGAAGCCCGAGTTCATCAGGTCGTTCGAGAAGTCAAGCGTCGAACCGGTCAGATAGGGCAGGCTCTGGCGATCGACGAGCACTTTGATGCCGCCGAACTCATAGACTTCGTCTTCGGTCTGGATGGTGTCGTCGAGCGCGAGATAGTATTCGAGGCCGCTGCAACCGCCGCCCTGAACGCCGATACGGAGATGGGGAGCGTCCTTCTGCTCCTCGACAAGGGTGCGGACCTGGCGAACGGCCGATTCGGTAACGGTTATCATTCCGGTTGATTCCTGTTGTCGTTGATGAGGGTTATGCCCTCGGGGTAATCGTTCATAATATACGATACCTTCCGGCGTTTGTAGGTATCTGGATTTGTTGGACGGCAGAGACATAGAAATGGCTCACAAGTCGGGAAGAGACAGCGCCTTCACCTTGCCATAGGTAAGGTGAAATGCTAACTTGAGTAGAAACGGCATCCACCTTCTATCAAAGGGGCTAACAATAGACCTTCACAAGACCGCCATCTATCCCGGCACGTTCGACCCGATCACCAACGGACACATCGACATCATCCGCCGGGCATCAGCCATCTTCAGCCGGGTAATCGTTACGCTTGCGGTCAATTCATCCAAGGCGACGCTCTTCACTACTGAGGAACGGCTGGCGATGCTGCGCGAAGCGACCGCCGGCCTGGCCAATGTCGAGGTGGCGAAGTTCAGCGGATTGGTGGTCGAATTCGCCCGCCAGGTCGGCGCGACGGTGATGGTTCGCGGCTTGCGGGCGGTGAGCGACTTCGAGTATGAATTTCAGATGGCACTTATGAACCGCAAGCAGGAGCATTCGCTCGATACGGTATTCCTGATGCCGGACGAGAAATATACCTACCTATCTTCATCTATCGTTCGCGAGATAGCCCGCCACGGCGGGACGATCGAGTGCTTTGTCCCGAAGTTTGTTGAGGATCGGTTGAAGGCGAAGTCTCAGAACGGTCAGTGATATGACGGCGCGGGAATTTTTGAACGCGCTCACGGGGGGACGGCGGGACATTCTGCAGGATTTCCTGGACATGCTCGATGAAACGGGAACGCCTTTCTGCTTGATTGGTGGACTGGCAGTCAATGCCTATGTGGAGCCGGTGGTCAGCCTCGATGTCGATGTCGTCGTAGAAGAGACTAGCCTGGAGGATATCATAGACCAGGCTCGCAGACGCGAATGGAAGGTCGATCGCTTTGAACATAGTATTAACTTGTCGGCAGTAGATTCGGACTTGCGGATTCAACTTCAGGTAGATCCGGAATATCAGAAGTTCATAGACCAGGCGGTCAGGCGCAGTGTGATGGGCTATGAGATACCAGTGGCAAAGGTCGAAGATGTTCTGACCGCCAAGATTCGGGCAGCGCTTGATCCAGGACGGCGTCCCGGCAAACGCCTGAAGGACCTGGCAGACATAGTTCGTATCTGCGAAAGTTACCCCGAATTGGAACGGCTGTTGCCGGATAGTATTCACAGCAAATTGAATTAGACAGATATGCGGGCGGGATAAATTCCACCCTCCAAGAATCAGGTTTTGGCGGGGTAGATTCCGCCCTTCAATTGAATAGACAAACGGCAATGAAATCGCTCTATGTAGCCTCGACCGAGCCGCGCAGCGGCAAGAGTGCGGTTGCTCTCGGGCTCTTGAATGTCCTCTCCGAGCGCGTCGATCGGGTCGGTTATCTTAAGCCTATCGGCCGGGGCGAAACGGCCGGCAGCGACGAGGATGTTGAACTGGCGAGGCGGCTTTTTGCACCAAGCGCCAAGCCGGAGCACCTCAGCCCGATGGGCACCGGCGAAGCGCGACGGCTGCTGGCTTCGGGATCGAACGATGAACTGCTGACCCGCATACTAAGGGCGGCGCACTCGAACAGCGAGCCACCCGACGTGACGGTTATCGAAGGAACCGATTATTCCGGCGCCATGTCCGCGCTCGAGTTCGACGTCAATGCCGACATCTCGAAAACACTCGATGCGCCGGTGCTGATGGTCGCCAGCGGGCATGGCCGGTCGGCTGAAGAGATCGTCGCACTCGTCAAAGCCGCCAAGGAGTCATTCGACGAGCGGGGCTGCGATTTCATCGGGGTCATCGTGACCAAGGTCGAGGCTGCGGTGCACAACCGGGTGACGGCGGCTCTGGAGAAGGAGTTCGAGCGCGCCGGCATCGACCTTATCGGGATCATCCCCTATAGCGACCTGCTCGGCAAGCCGAGACTGGGTGAGATTGCACGAAAGATCGGCGCCAAGGTGCTCTACGGCTCGGAATATCTGAATAACCTGGCAACACAACCCCGAGTCGCGGCGATGACCATTGGCAACGTCCTTGAGCGTTTGCAGGAAGGAATGTTGCTGATCACCCCCGGCGACCGCGAGGACATGCTTCTGGCGGCGATGGTGTCGAGGGTATCGAGCACCTACCCCAATATCTCAGGCGTCGTGCTTACCGGCGGATTCGAGCCGGCTCCGGCGGTGAAGAAATTGATCGGAGGGCTCGCCGGAGTGATCAATATCCCGGTGCTTTCGGTGCCGCACGACACCTTCGAAGCCGCTGTTGCGGTGAATCAAATGGAGGTTACACTCTACGCGGGGGACAAGGAAAAGGTCGAAGCGCTTTATCGCGACGCCCGGAGATGGATCCGGCGCGACAGGATCGACGCTTTCCTTGAACTGAAACGTCCGCCGCGGACGACGCCGGTGGTCTTCCTCAATGATCTCCTCGAGCGGGCACAGGCAGCCCGTCGCCGGATAGTCCTCCCCGAAGGAGGTGAAGAACGCACCTTGAAAGCAGTGGGGCGGGTCATTGCGGACAACGTGGCCGACGTCGTCTTGCTCGGCGAAGAGAAAGCCATACGCGAGGCTGCCAATCGCGTCGGCGCTTCAATCGAGGGCGCACTCATTATCGATCCAGCACAGAGCGACAGGTTGGAGCCCTACGCCGAGGCCTATTTCAAGTTGCGTGAGGCGAAGGGCATCACCCGTGATCACGCCCGCGACGTAATGTTAGACCCGATTTACTACGGGACGATGATGGTGCACCTGGGCGACGCAGATGGACTCGTATCGGGAGCCGTTCATACGACCCGGCACACCATCACCCCGGCGTTTCAGATCATCAAGACCAAGGCGGGAATTTCGCTCGTTTCGAGCGTATTTTTCATGTGTCTTGAGGATCGCGTCCTGGTCTATGGCGACTGTGCGGTCAATCCCAATCCCAACGCTGCCGAACTTGCCGACATCGCGATATCGTCGGCGACTACTGCAGAAGCGTTTGGGTTCGAGCCGCTGGTGGCAATGCTCTCGTATTCTACCGGCACTTCGGGAGTTGGGCCGGAAGTGGAACGGGTCGCCGAGGCGACCGACCTGGTGCGCAAGAAAGCGCCCGACCTCAAAGTCGAAGGGCCGATTCAATACGATGCGGCGATATCGATCGAGACCGCCCGGACCAAGTTGCCTGACTCTGCAGTAGCCGGCCGGGCGAACATCTTTATCTTCCCGGATTTGAATGCCGGCAATACAGCCTACAAGGCTGTCCAACGCTCGGCACGGGCAATAGCCGTCGGGCCGGTGCTGCAAGGTCTTAACAAACCCGTGAACGATCTGTCGCGCGGGTGCCTGGTCGAAGACATTGTCTATACAATTGCGATCACCGCTATCCAAGCACAGGGATAGCAACGGCATCATCTTAGCAAAAGTCACGTCAATGAGTTATCATAAATCCTGCCTTATCATGGCAGCGACCGGCCTGCTTCTTATGAGTGCAGGTTCGGCGTTTGCAGCATCCTCAGACGAACCGGTTCGCTTTGCAGTTCTGGGCGACCGAACCGGCGGGCATACGCCCGGTGTCTATGAAGATATCATCCGGGAAATCGAGCGCCTCAAGCCCGACTTCACCATCAACGTCGGCGATATGATCGAAGGTTACACCGCCGATACCGTCGAAGTGAAGCGGCAGTGGGACGAATATATCGCGCTGCTGAAACCGCTCACCGCACCGGTTCATCTCACCCCCGGCAATCACGATATCTGGGGTGAGCCGGGTGATCCGTCGCTCGACTTTTACCATCGCTATGCAGGACCACCCTATCGCTCGTTTGATTACCAGGGTGTGCACTTCGTCATCCTCGACAACAGCCGGTGGGAGTCGTCGAATCAGATTCCACAGGAACAGATCGACTGGCTGTCGAAAGACCTTAAGGCTAGTCGCAAGGCTCGACAGACTCTCGTCTTCTTTCACAAGCCGTTTTGGTTTGAGTCGCTGGCGCTCGGTAAGCCGGACCGA harbors:
- the thiL gene encoding thiamine-phosphate kinase; this translates as MDGFGGSTISRFARPVAKRRFFTTTPILTERDIIALAAQLRRPAAKRLLKGIGDDCAVVRGPGKSALLLTTDVLTDGVHFLSAVCPPESVGTKLLAVSLSDIAAMGGEPQDALVALMLPMETSSEWIERFYSGLGDLASRFGVNLVGGDVSRHPDRISLTLTLTGRMRRDEVLYRSGARPGDLLYVTGTLGDADTGLKILDRRREGGIGNISGVTADRDSLIQKYLCPEPRVEWGQLLARTRTAHAAIDLSDGISVAARQMASASKVKMMIREAALPISEALKTFSSAEGFNPKRWVLDAGGDYELLFAVPPEATRRVERFHLSRPHLTPVVCIGEVLTGEPGSVVVEHSDGSTLPLTGGGWEHFRSGSQMPD
- a CDS encoding acyl--CoA ligase, with the protein product MSNSPLPPDLIDRIAHARDLTGRPRSEPLLPYRSVGELLSRRAAETPSKAFMIWYNRDGTRGELTYHDFHRRVIGRATLLARLGIRPGDRVATYSGNFPETALIYFACWAYGATVVPLSVSEDEAHLRYIIRNSEAKSIFTRPELLDKLRSILSGGDDPISIPLQVEPVDESAEGYFPNDADLPFPDTEALIVYTSGTTGNPKGVLLDQYNLLVDGFALASHHRITSNTRMMCVLPIHHVNGTIVTMVTPLVAGSSFVLNERFSVHHFFPRLAAEGVEVVSVVPTLLAFLLEADASTDGLDLKLHHIICGAGPLTVDLAMRFEMRYHIPIAHGYGLSETTCYSCCLPVDLPTTDRRLWLSQHGYPAIGPALPVNEMAIHDPDGKPIRPGERGEIVIRGHNVMIGYYHNEPANRSAFEHGWFRSGDEGFFLPGPDGEPYYFITGRLKELIIRGGVNISPLEIDEVLMALPGVRAGIAVGFEHDLYGEEVGAYVQPDGGQALTAEAIIAACRQALPFAKCPKVVIFGDQMPVTSTGKYQRNKLRPLFAEYRTGRFSDGKGR
- a CDS encoding heavy-metal-associated domain-containing protein is translated as MTTLTSHLNVLGMHCHGCERSVENAIKRLPGVVSAKADAMASKVEVASDQPLDPDAVRKAVESAGYMFAGNQG
- a CDS encoding DUF2480 family protein: MALTSTKPRPKSAGLFEPIDIRAFIEGDLFRETPFRAALRQEDWSRFSGKRVLVKGCGKGPAIPPWAWMLLLAHLTPVAAAVLYGEDCDPIVVWKRSP
- a CDS encoding BrxA/BrxB family bacilliredoxin is translated as MTRPVPLSLLDSRPTYEPDAVRPLREELIAVGFRELLTPEEVDAALTLPSGNPTTTLVVVNSVCGCAAGNARPGAALGLQHRVIPDRLLTVFAGMEKAAVQRVRDYLTGYPPSSPAMALFKGPQLVHILERRDIEQMSADDIALSLRGAFGQHCAKPGPSIPPEVFAGLEMVKYCGSKIPLYRG
- a CDS encoding iron-sulfur cluster assembly accessory protein, which encodes MITVTESAVRQVRTLVEEQKDAPHLRIGVQGGGCSGLEYYLALDDTIQTEDEVYEFGGIKVLVDRQSLPYLTGSTLDFSNDLMNSGFTFHNPNAARTCGCGKSFCG
- the coaD gene encoding pantetheine-phosphate adenylyltransferase, encoding MDLHKTAIYPGTFDPITNGHIDIIRRASAIFSRVIVTLAVNSSKATLFTTEERLAMLREATAGLANVEVAKFSGLVVEFARQVGATVMVRGLRAVSDFEYEFQMALMNRKQEHSLDTVFLMPDEKYTYLSSSIVREIARHGGTIECFVPKFVEDRLKAKSQNGQ
- a CDS encoding phosphate acetyltransferase produces the protein MKSLYVASTEPRSGKSAVALGLLNVLSERVDRVGYLKPIGRGETAGSDEDVELARRLFAPSAKPEHLSPMGTGEARRLLASGSNDELLTRILRAAHSNSEPPDVTVIEGTDYSGAMSALEFDVNADISKTLDAPVLMVASGHGRSAEEIVALVKAAKESFDERGCDFIGVIVTKVEAAVHNRVTAALEKEFERAGIDLIGIIPYSDLLGKPRLGEIARKIGAKVLYGSEYLNNLATQPRVAAMTIGNVLERLQEGMLLITPGDREDMLLAAMVSRVSSTYPNISGVVLTGGFEPAPAVKKLIGGLAGVINIPVLSVPHDTFEAAVAVNQMEVTLYAGDKEKVEALYRDARRWIRRDRIDAFLELKRPPRTTPVVFLNDLLERAQAARRRIVLPEGGEERTLKAVGRVIADNVADVVLLGEEKAIREAANRVGASIEGALIIDPAQSDRLEPYAEAYFKLREAKGITRDHARDVMLDPIYYGTMMVHLGDADGLVSGAVHTTRHTITPAFQIIKTKAGISLVSSVFFMCLEDRVLVYGDCAVNPNPNAAELADIAISSATTAEAFGFEPLVAMLSYSTGTSGVGPEVERVAEATDLVRKKAPDLKVEGPIQYDAAISIETARTKLPDSAVAGRANIFIFPDLNAGNTAYKAVQRSARAIAVGPVLQGLNKPVNDLSRGCLVEDIVYTIAITAIQAQG